In Ochrobactrum sp. Marseille-Q0166, a single genomic region encodes these proteins:
- a CDS encoding antifreeze protein, which yields MSIRTITAMAGTAIILGASAFAFSSPANALTMKECSTKYQAAKDAGTLGDVKWNDFRKTQCGDDAAAAPVAAPATKAAAPAKKAAASNDDSAKGLTMKQCSAKYQAAKDAGTDGGAKWNDFRKAECGPGADAVALSTDGNSEPAAPTTAAPKGVKFPSAVSAKFSSESPGKARMHTCLEQYHAAKDANALGGLKWVQKGGGYYSLCNARLKGNS from the coding sequence ATGTCTATTCGTACCATCACAGCCATGGCAGGCACTGCCATTATCTTGGGTGCATCTGCTTTTGCCTTTTCATCACCGGCAAATGCGCTGACGATGAAGGAATGCAGCACAAAGTATCAAGCGGCAAAAGACGCAGGGACACTTGGCGATGTCAAGTGGAACGACTTCCGCAAGACTCAGTGTGGCGATGATGCTGCCGCTGCCCCGGTTGCCGCTCCCGCAACGAAAGCTGCTGCGCCAGCAAAGAAGGCCGCTGCATCGAATGATGATAGCGCCAAGGGTTTGACGATGAAGCAGTGCAGTGCGAAATATCAGGCCGCCAAAGATGCGGGTACCGATGGTGGCGCAAAATGGAATGATTTCCGTAAAGCTGAATGTGGACCGGGCGCCGATGCAGTTGCGCTGAGTACCGACGGTAATTCGGAGCCTGCCGCCCCAACCACGGCCGCGCCGAAGGGAGTGAAATTTCCATCCGCTGTATCTGCCAAATTCTCCAGTGAGTCGCCAGGTAAGGCTCGTATGCACACCTGCCTTGAACAGTACCACGCTGCGAAAGATGCGAATGCTCTTGGGGGGCTCAAGTGGGTGCAGAAGGGCGGCGGTTATTACAGCCTCTGCAACGCTCGCTTGAAGGGCAATTCATAA
- a CDS encoding DNA topology modulation protein FlaR — protein sequence MVKRIMIIGGAGSGKSTLARSLGAITALPVVHIDTIYWLPNWTMRSRDEIGLLSNEIADRDEWIFEGNHSETMAYRASRAEMLIFLDISTPRRLWRILSRTLRHYGKSRPDMAEGCTERFDWEFLKFAANYRKNGRIRAKSFLENAPSHLKKHHLRSPKDVERFLAETRNEIIRKDKRSKLS from the coding sequence ATGGTAAAAAGGATCATGATCATTGGGGGCGCAGGTTCAGGAAAGTCCACCCTCGCCCGTTCGCTTGGCGCAATCACCGCATTACCTGTTGTTCATATCGACACCATTTATTGGCTACCCAATTGGACAATGCGCTCGCGCGACGAAATCGGCCTTCTGAGCAATGAGATTGCGGATCGCGATGAATGGATATTTGAAGGAAATCACAGCGAAACAATGGCGTATCGCGCATCGCGCGCCGAAATGCTTATTTTTCTGGATATCTCTACCCCGCGACGCCTTTGGCGAATCTTAAGCAGAACACTTCGGCATTATGGCAAATCCCGTCCTGATATGGCGGAGGGGTGTACCGAGCGTTTTGATTGGGAATTCCTGAAATTTGCGGCAAATTATCGGAAAAATGGACGTATTAGAGCAAAATCCTTTCTGGAAAATGCTCCTTCGCACCTGAAAAAGCATCATCTACGCAGTCCGAAAGATGTGGAACGATTTCTTGCCGAGACTCGCAACGAAATAATCCGAAAAGATAAACGGTCAAAGTTGAGCTAA